In the genome of Arabidopsis thaliana chromosome 4, partial sequence, the window CAAAGATTCAAAGTTAAGCAAATtgcaaaagaaataaaggTGCAACGATGAGACAATATTAGATTAGCtttattgattgattataataaaagtcaaaacaacTTATTAACAAAGGTAAATTCCGTTCCATTACGTGATACAATTTCATGGGCAAAAACTCTCTTCCCCACTATACACTACTATATACCACCACTTCTCTCATTAACCACTTTCACCAAGCCTAAATACGGGTTGTTAATAAAACCACTCAATCTACGTGTAATCAAATCTACTTTCTTCTACTACTTTTGACTTAGTTGGGGCCAAGTGGACAAAAAACCATCTTGTTTCCCTTACCTTTCTCCTCCCAAGGGCAACTGATGTCTTGAGGTTCCGTAAGTTTCTGGAGAAGAACGACTGAGCGGCGAACGCCTTGTGAAGGGGggagaagatgaggaagacgATGATGTTGGTGAGGGAGTCTCAGACTGTCCGTGAGCCCGTCCCTGATGATCTCCAAAAATGAAATCAGCAAAGTCGTCCATGCTTGTACTGTCTGTGCTACAAGAGCATTCATCTGAGTTGCTGTCAAAGAGAGATGAACTGTCACTCGCCGAGTCTTCTTCTAAAATCTTCTGCAGCCTCTGGAAACTAGAATAAAATGACTGTATATTGCCGGATCGACCACCACCAGGCGTGTTGGAAGACAACTCAGGACTTGAAGTAGACACAGACCGGGATATGGTACTTTTCTCATTAGCCTTAGGTAGTGGCACTCTGCTTTTTTTATTGGATGCTTCAGTTTTGGTACATACTGCTAATCTTGGAGGCGTTGGAGTGCACCTGCAGTCAATTCATTCGATATATACCATCATAAGTAACCAGATCGAGCATAATCCACAACTTTAAAGAGTGTGAGAGATgcattataatattatttaccTTGCGTAGAACAACATATACGCTCCCTTTGTCAAGATCCTTTCCACATCCGAAGTTACTACCTGACAATAATCAATGCACAACAGAGGAATTAAACattgaaattttcttcaaatgtATGATGCAGATATATGGATGATGACGAGAAGAGACCAGTCAATGAGTAGAAGCCAAAACATTTTCTCTCACAAAACCAATCCTACGACTCTTCAGACTACAACAAAGATAGAAACCCCAATGGAACCAGCTAGAATATCCTTTCTAGAAAACAACTTCAGCATATAAAAGGAAggggaaaattatataatacttatccattcaaaatttcaaactaaGAAACTCATCActgaaaaggaagaagcagaaaatTGTAAACCTAAAATGCTGTCATAGAAGTAAGATACTCCTAGTTAATTCCAAAGTTCATCAAATAACAAACTCAAGTAAAAAGGGAACAAAAAATCGAGCTTACTTATAAACTAATTCGCAAACAACATTCCATTGATAATATATGAGAAACTTACCGTGCTATCATCAGCCTTGTACCActtattttggtttctaaTATAGCAGACATAATGGCCAGAAAATGCTGCATTCATTACATCCAAGTGAACAATAACTCCATAGAGTTTGTAGTCATGTGATTTTTCACTTCCCCCACTGACATATGGAGCCAAATCTAGAGTTTCTGGAAACCTAATCAACTTATTGAGCTTCCCGAATTTCCCTGCCTTTAAGAATCAAGTGTCGCAAAATTGTGAGAAACAAGAGAATCCAGATAGAACTAAACAGAAACAAACCGGGTATTCATTGAAGATATAAGTTACCTGGAATCGTTTTAGTGCAATGGTAAGGACATTCGGAGGCTCTGTTattttcagcttctttttgGCTCTCTCATAGGATTTACAGCTGCTCacaggaaaataaaaaaattgagtaaGCACCCATCAATCATTGAATGTAAAATCGTACTGCCAGGATTTACATAAGAGGTTACAGGTGATTAGTTAAAACTACGCAAATGAAAGACCATGATAGTACTTCAAAAACATTCTGTCTTCATAAGCTAGAAGGGAATTTTATTGCAGCTGGTCGTGGAATCTAGGTATTGtaattgaaatatatgaaagGGAATACTTTGGCAGGCCATGAACTCTACTTCAGCTGCCCATGAACTTTAAATCAATCGGTATCATACCCAACTCAGAACCATATATAAAGCTCATGTAAAACTCTATCCTCAGAACCATGAAAAGATAATTCGAAATATCAAAGGACCACACGAAGTTCAACACATGGAAAGGAATGCTGACCAACCTGCCACATCTGTATTTGTTCTCTCCATCCAATATCTCAGTCCTTGTAAATCGACGCAAAGCATCATCCAGGGTGCTAATATCTCCATCAATCTCAACCGTTAGATCCATCATTTTCTCACGCAGCTCAGATTTTACTTGACATTTCATGCATTTAATCTGGCAGAGATCATAAGTACCAGGATTACAACTCCCtccaaaacaaagtaaaatgaGTAAAGTACAAATGTTGTAGGTAATGATACCTTTGACCGGAGGTATCCCCCAAATGTCAAACCAATAAGAGTTGTATCTTCTAATTTGCTACTCTTGGTCATATCATATTCAGATGCCTTAATGCACACAGACTGCATTGTATCGACAACAAACCTGCAAATTGcaaggaaaatgaaattaacACAGATCTTCCAGTTATAATAAAGATATATGCAACAAAGTTTGCTCAATTTCAGAAATGTCAGTTCACCTAAGGAATTCATGTGCATCTTCTTCCTTGCCATTCCCAAGAAAGATTCCAATATTCTGCAGCTGAGATAGCAAGCCATTAGGGGACAGTGGagacttctcttcttttgcctTTACGACCAGCTTCTCAAACCCACAGGTGAAGCactgttctttttttgtaccTATAGTTAAACGACTTATTAAAGGCTTGATATattgatgataataaaaaataaccttCCAAAATAAgcagcaaaaagaaaaaagacttaGAACCAGTGACGCACATGCTCTGGAATGAAATTGCTGGAGGAAGTATGTCGTCAGAGGAGGAGTGAACATAAGGCATTGAAAGACAACATTAGCAAAGCAGCtgcaagaaacagagtatatTCTTGCATCAGCGAGTGTAAGCTACACATttactttacattttttacaCCACAAGCTGAAGATTATAACAGCTAAAAACGACtagaaaaagaggaaattgGAATTACCTATTGCCAACGTTGATGAGGCCACAAGGCTGGAACtcaattttatatgtatacaGTTTAGCAAAGACTTCATATGGAAAGAGCCCCTGCATGTCACCAAAagattgataagaaaaatagCTTTGCTGATTTGTTAATGTAGGAACTAAGTATTGCATAATGATGATAACATCCTAGAACTCAGTGATTACCTTATGACCATGTCTTCCTGCCATCTCATTTTCAGACTTCGGTCTGGTCCACTGGTCTACAACTTTCAGTACTGATGCCTTTAAACCACTTCTTCCATGTAGAGAATTTATATGCTGAACGACAGCACCATTCTGTTTCTGATGATCAAGAACTCTTACCGATTTTGCACCTAAAGGAGAATGCTTCATAAGATCAGCACACTTCTTGGTATTCGAGGCCTTGGATGCCAAAAGTTGGACTTCCCCAACCTTCAAAGGGGCCAACATAGAGCCATTTTCACTACTAGCGCTCTTTGACTTCGGAAGGGTCACATGGGACAAATTAGAAGAGTCCAAAGGACTCAGCGCATCAGTAGAAGAGGAAATTGGTAATGCAATTTCAGCTTCATCAAATCTTTTAgcatttctttctcttaagTTTACTCCATCAGATATATAACCAGTCCCCCTAGGAGCTTCTTTTAAAATGCTACTCCTCTGCTCAGAAACTTTAGCAGCTGAGGTGTCTCTAGAGGAGCCAGAGCCAAAGGAGAAATGCAGAGAGGAGTTACCAGGTCTACCAGATTTAGATTTAACACAAGAATCACTCACACGTTCGGCTGATCCAAGAGCCGTACCCCAAAAATCAGATGACTTCAGAGATGGGTCAGCTGATACTGGATGCCTATCCGTAACTAATGAGTGTAAGCTCCTTGATTGGCTCTGGTTCTGCCCAGCATCATCCTCAGGTTTATGTACACTTAATTTAGGCAGATTAGCGAGATTATCTACAGATTCAACCAAGTGCACAAATTTTGGAGACAACAGTTTGGATGGAGCATCTTCAATGGTGCTGAAACAGGTGTCTTCTGGCTCTACAGAGACATGAGCATCAAGTAGGGACTCTGATCTCTCGGATTCAGATGAACTGAAGCTCTCACAACGAGAAATCTCGTCGCCAGAGTCATTACGGGGGGAGGAGGAGAAGCCAGAAAACGAGGATCCAGATGTTTCAGCAACAGAAACAGCTTCTTCCTTATCTATAAGGTCATCTTTGTTATCTGCAATATCTCCATTCCCATCTTCAGGAGATCTGGCACGATTAG includes:
- the UBP16 gene encoding ubiquitin-specific protease 16 (ubiquitin-specific protease 16 (UBP16); FUNCTIONS IN: ubiquitin-specific protease activity, ubiquitin thiolesterase activity, zinc ion binding; INVOLVED IN: cell proliferation, flower development, shoot development, root development, leaf development; LOCATED IN: endomembrane system; EXPRESSED IN: 24 plant structures; EXPRESSED DURING: 15 growth stages; CONTAINS InterPro DOMAIN/s: Zinc finger, MYND-type (InterPro:IPR002893), Peptidase C19, ubiquitin carboxyl-terminal hydrolase 2, conserved site (InterPro:IPR018200), Peptidase C19, ubiquitin carboxyl-terminal hydrolase 2 (InterPro:IPR001394); BEST Arabidopsis thaliana protein match is: ubiquitin-specific protease 17 (TAIR:AT5G65450.1); Has 30201 Blast hits to 17322 proteins in 780 species: Archae - 12; Bacteria - 1396; Metazoa - 17338; Fungi - 3422; Plants - 5037; Viruses - 0; Other Eukaryotes - 2996 (source: NCBI BLink).), whose protein sequence is MLLVLDLGISSLVLVVSLVLPLIGLFVRHKWRVAAQRREEIRRLLIHASEEAARAELEASVEFSSVAVSNVFHCPVCYCLATTRCSRCKAVRYCSGKCQIIHWRQGHKDECHPASIVYDSEDESDSDLRLGEENGQNTPEETLLVGPEPVTIPIGESLLSNRARSPEDGNGDIADNKDDLIDKEEAVSVAETSGSSFSGFSSSPRNDSGDEISRCESFSSSESERSESLLDAHVSVEPEDTCFSTIEDAPSKLLSPKFVHLVESVDNLANLPKLSVHKPEDDAGQNQSQSRSLHSLVTDRHPVSADPSLKSSDFWGTALGSAERVSDSCVKSKSGRPGNSSLHFSFGSGSSRDTSAAKVSEQRSSILKEAPRGTGYISDGVNLRERNAKRFDEAEIALPISSSTDALSPLDSSNLSHVTLPKSKSASSENGSMLAPLKVGEVQLLASKASNTKKCADLMKHSPLGAKSVRVLDHQKQNGAVVQHINSLHGRSGLKASVLKVVDQWTRPKSENEMAGRHGHKGLFPYEVFAKLYTYKIEFQPCGLINVGNSCFANVVFQCLMFTPPLTTYFLQQFHSRACTKKEQCFTCGFEKLVVKAKEEKSPLSPNGLLSQLQNIGIFLGNGKEEDAHEFLRFVVDTMQSVCIKASEYDMTKSSKLEDTTLIGLTFGGYLRSKIKCMKCQVKSELREKMMDLTVEIDGDISTLDDALRRFTRTEILDGENKYRCGSCKSYERAKKKLKITEPPNVLTIALKRFQAGKFGKLNKLIRFPETLDLAPYVSGGSEKSHDYKLYGVIVHLDVMNAAFSGHYVCYIRNQNKWYKADDSTVVTSDVERILTKGAYMLFYARCTPTPPRLAVCTKTEASNKKSRVPLPKANEKSTISRSVSTSSPELSSNTPGGGRSGNIQSFYSSFQRLQKILEEDSASDSSSLFDSNSDECSCSTDSTSMDDFADFIFGDHQGRAHGQSETPSPTSSSSSSSPPFTRRSPLSRSSPETYGTSRHQLPLGGER